The genomic window ACAAGGAATTTCGCTACCTTAGGACCGTTATAGTTACGGCCGCCGTTTACTGGGACTTCAATCAAGAGCTTGCACCCCATCATTTAATCTTCCAGCACCGGGCAGGCGTCACACCCTATACGTCCACTTTCGTGTTTGCAGAGTGCTGTGTTTTTAATAAACAGTCGCAGCCACCGATTTTTTGCAACCCATTCATGCTTCGTTGTTCACTACACACTAATAGGGCACACCTTCTTCCGAAGTTACGGTGTCAATTTGCCGAGTTCCTTCTCCTGAGTTCTCTCAAGCGCCTTAGAATACTCATCTCGCGCACCAGTGTCGGTTTGCGGTACGGTCGTATATAGCTGAAGCTTAGTGGCTTTTCCTGGAACCTCGTTCAGTCACTTCACGGACAAGTCCGCTCGATCGTTGGCCTCGGTATATGTGCACCGGATTTGCCTAATGCACGCCTACATCCAACTAAACCAGAATAATCCAATAACTGGATGACCTATTAAGATCCGTCCCCACATCGCACTATATATCGGTACAGGAATATTGACCTGTTTCCCATCAGCTACGCATCTCTGCCTCGCCTTAGGGGCCGACTCACTCTACGCCGATGAACGTTGCGTAGAAAACCTTGCGCTTACGGCGAGGGGGCTTTTCACCCCCTTTAACGCTACTCATGTCAGCATTCGCACTTCTGATACCTCCAGCACGCTTTACAACGCACCTTCACAGGCTTACAGAACGCTCTCCTACCACTTGCAATAAATTGCAAATCCGCAGCTTCGGTAACTGGCTTAGCCCCGTTACATCTTCCGCGCAGGACGACTCGATCAGTGAGCTATTACGCTTTCTTTAAATGATGGCTGCTTCTAAGCCAACATCCTGACTGTTTTAGCCTTCCCACTTCGTTTCCCACTTAGCCAATTTTAGGGACCTTAGCTGGCGGTCTGGGTTGTTTCCCTCTTGAGTCCGGACGTTAGCACCCGGTGCTCTGTCTCCCAAGCTGTACTCATCGGTATTCGGAGTTTGCCTTGGTTTGGTAAGTCGCCATGACCCCCTAGCCAAAACAGTGCTCTACCCCCGATGGTAATACTTGAGGCACTACCTAAATAGTTTTCGGAGAGAACCAGCTATTTCCAAGTTTGTTTAGCCTTTCACCCCTATCCACAGCTCATCCGCTAGTTTTGCAACACTAGTCGGTTCGGACCTCCAGTACCTGTTACGGCACCTTCATCCTGGCCATGGATAGATCACTTGGTTTCGGGTCTACACCCAGCGACTGATCGCCCTATTCGGACTCGATTTCTCTACGGCTTCCCTATTCGGTTAACCTTGCCACTGAATGTAAGTCGCTGACCCATTATACAAAAGGTACGCAGTCACCCCTTACGAGGCTCCTACTTTTTGTAAGCACGCGGTTTCAGGATCTATTTCACTCCCCTCCCGGGGTTCTTTTCGCCTTTCCCTCACGGTACTAGTTCACTATCGGTCGATGATGAGTATTTAGCCTTGGAGGATGGTCCCCCCATATTCAGACAGGATTTCTCGTGTCCCGCCCTACTTGTCGTTAGCTCAGTACCACACAGGTCATTTCACGTACGGGGCTATCACCCGCTATGGCCAGCCTTTCCAAGCTGTTCCGTTATGTCTTGTGCTATCACTAACAGGCTTCTCCGATTTCGCTCGCCACTACTTTCGGAATCTCGGTTGATGTCTTTTCCTCGAGCTACTGAGATGTTTCAGTTCACCCGGTTCGCCTCGCATGACTATGTATTCATCATGCGATACCTTTCGGTGGGTTTCCCCATTCGGAAATCTCCGGATCAAAGCTAATTTGCCAGCTCCCCGAAGCTTATCGCAGGCTATCACGTCCTTCGTCGCCTATCATCGCCAAGGCATCCACCACGTGCTCTTATTCACTTGACCCTATAACTTTGACGTTTCTTTCGAAACTACAAAATCATCACAAGGAATATGTCAGGTCTTTCACCTGACGCGTTATGCCGTACATTCAATTCGATTTGACTCGAAATTGAAGTTTCTTTTGACGCAATCAAAAATTCTATGTTGCTGATGGCACGGTCTGCACTAAACCTTTACGAATGTGCAGTTTCCATCAGCAACGCTGATTCGACTCTATGAATTTTTAAAGAACAGCCGATTGATCAAGAGATCTCGATCAACAACAAAGAAGCCTCATGCATTTGCAGGAAGCCGCTTTGGTGTTGAATTTTAAGTACCGCATTATTGGTGGAGGATGACGGGATCGAACCGACGACCCCCTGCTTGCAAAGCAGGTGCTCTCCCAGCTGAGCTAATCCCCCAAAAACTCTCACACGAGAAATCAGAAGATTTGGTGGGTCTAGTTGGGCTCGAACCAACGACCCCCGCCTTATCAAGACGGTGCTCTAACCAGCTGAGCTACAGACCCAATCGAGAATCAATGAAGATTTCGACTTCTTCCAACAACCGATAAGTGTGGGCGTTTAAATTAAATTGCTTGTTTCCAGAAAGGAGGTGATCCAGCCGCACCTTCCGATACGGCTACCTTGTTACGACTTCACCCCAGTCACGAACCCTGCCGTGGTAATCGCCCTCCTTGCGGTTAAGCTAACTACTTCTGGCAGAACCCGCTCCCATGGTGTGACGGGCGGTGTGTACAAGACCCGGGAACGTATTCACCGTGACATTCTGATCCACGATTACTAGCGATTCCGACTTCACGCAGTCGAGTTGCAGACTGCGATCCGGACTACGACTGGTTTTATGGGATTAGCTCCCCCTCGCGGGTTGGCAACCCTTTGTACCAGCCATTGTATGACGTGTGTAGCCCCACCTATAAGGGCCATGAGGACTTGACGTCATCCCCACCTTCCTCCGGTTTGTCACCGGCAGTCTCATTAGAGTGCCCAACTAAATGTAGCAACTAATGACAAGGGTTGCGCTCGTTGCGGGACTTAACCCAACATCTCACGACACGAGCTGACGACAGCCATGCAGCACCTGTGTTACGGCTCTCTTTCGAGCACTAAGCCATCTCTGGCAAATTCCGTACATGTCAAAGGTGGGTAAGGTTTTTCGCGTTGCATCGAATTAAACCACATCATCCACCGCTTGTGCGGGTCCCCGTCAATTCCTTTGAGTTTCAACCTTGCGGCCGTACTCCCCAGGCGGTCAACTTCACGCGTTAGCTTCGTTACTGAGTCAGTGAAGACCCAACAACCAGTTGACATCGTTTAGGGCGTGGACTACCAGGGTATCTAATCCTGTTTGCTCCCCACGCTTTCGTGCATGAGCGTCAGTACAGGTCCAGGGGATTGCCTTCGCCATCGGTGTTCCTCCGCATATCTACGCATTTCACTGCTACACGCGGAATTCCATCCCCCTCTACCGTACTCCAGCAATGCAGTCACAGATGCAGTTCCCAGGTTGAGCCCGGGGATTTCACAACTGTCTTACATTACCGCCTGCGCACGCTTTACGCCCAGTAATTCCGATTAACGCTTGCACCCTACGTATTACCGCGGCTGCTGGCACGTAGTTAGCCGGTGCTTATTCTTACGGTACCGTCATTAGCCCTCTTTATTAGAAAAGGCCGTTTCGTTCCGTACAAAAGCAGTTTACAACCCGAAGGCCTTCATCCTGCACGCGGCATGGCTGGATCAGGCTTTCGCCCATTGTCCAAAATTCCCCACTGCTGCCTCCCGTAGGAGTCTGGGCCGTGTCTCAGTCCCAGTGTGGCTGGTCGTCCTCTCAGACCAGCTACAGATCGAAGGCTTGGTGAGCCTTTACCTCACCAACTACCTAATCTGCCATCGGCCGCTCCATTCGCGCAAGGTCTTGCGATCCCCTGCTTTCATCCGTAGATCGTATGCGGTATTAGCACAGCTTTCGCTGCGTTATCCCCCACGATTGGGCACGTTCCGATGTATTACTCACCCGTTCGCCACTCGCCGCCAGGATTGCTCCCGCGCTGCCGTTCGACTTGCATGTGTAAGGCATGCCGCCAGCGTTCAATCTGAGCCAGGATCAAACTCTATAGTTCGATCTTGATTTTTTTCGCTCTTTCGAGCAACTCATAAAAACGGAATTGAAGTGAACTTCACTTCTATTCTCATGAGCGTTTTAAGTCTTGCGACTTGTTCCGAAGAACTTACGCAATTACCTTCAAACGCCCACGCTTATCGGCTGTAAATTTTTAACGAACCCCGAAGCAACTTTCGTCTACTTCGTCTTGCTTTGCTGCGATCAGCGAAGCCTTGTAGTCTATCACGGTTTTTTAAGTACCGTCAAACTTTTTTCGCTTTCCACACCTTCTTGTCGCACCCCGCAACCTTCGCTGCGAGACGCTGAAGCTGCTTCAGCGGAGCCTTCGATTATGCACTGCTTTTTCAAACCGCGTCAACTTCGAAGAAGATTTTTCTTCAGTTGGCCTGCTCACAGGGAGCTGAACAACTGAAGTGACTTGCGTAGCCCCTAGGGCCTCTGCTTGCCTACCTTTTTGTGTGAACACTTTTTGGGTGCTCACACAAAAAGGAAAGCCCAACACGCTGTGTTGGGCTTTTCCTGGCTGTAAGAGCCTGACGATGACCTACTTTCACACGGGAACCCGCACTATCATCGGCGCTGACGCGTTTCACTGTCCTGTTCGGGATGGGAAGGAGTGGTACCACGTCGCTATGGTCATCAGGCATAACTTGTTGTCTGGTTGATCACGTGATCAATCAAACGAATTCATAGAGTTTGGAATCAGCACGCAATGACTGCGCTGCTTGAATGTATTTTGAATGCGTCAACTTGGCATAACACCTTGATCTGATCGATCAAAGTTATAGGGTCAAGCCGCACGAGCAATTAGTATCAGTTAGCTTAACGCATTACTGCGCTTCCACACCTGACCTATCAACGTCCTGGTCTTGAACGACTCTTTAGGGGGCTCAAGGCCCCGGCAGATCTCATCTTGAAACGAGTTTCCCGCTTAGATGCTTTCAGCGGTTATCTCTTCCACACTTAGCTACTCGGCAATGCCACTGGCGTGACAACCGATACACCAGAGGTGTGTCCACTCCGGTCCTCTCGTACTAGGAGCAGGCTTCCTCAAATCTGCAGCGCCCACGGAAGATAGGGACCAAACTGTCTCACGACGTTTTAAACCCAGCTCACGTACCTCTTTAAATGGCGAACAGCCATACCCTTGGGACCGGCTACAGCCCCAGGATGAGATGAGCCGACATCGAGGTGCCAAACACCGCCGTCGATATGAACTCTTGGGCGGTATCAGCCTGTTATCCCCAGAGTACCTTTTATCCGTTGAGCGATGGCCCTTCCATACAGAACCACCGGATCACTATGTCCTGCTTTCGCATCTGCTCGACTTGTCAGTCTCGCAGTTAAGCACGCTTATGCCATTGCACTATCGTCACGATGTCCGACCGTAACTAGCGTACCTTCGAACTCCTCCGTTACGCTTTGGGAGGAGACCGCCCCAGTCAAACTGCCTACCATGCACTGTCCCCGATCCAGATAATGGACCTAGGTTAGAACCTCAAACACACCAGGGTGGTATTTCAACGTTGGCTCCACAAGATCTAGCGACCCTGCTTCAAAGCCTCCCACCTATCCTACACAGATCTGTTCAAAGTCCAATACAAAGCTACAGTAAAGGTTCATGGGGTCTTTCCGTCTTTCCGCGGGGAGATTGCATCATCACAAACATTTCAACTTCGCTGAGTCTCAGGAGGAGACAGTGTGGCCATCGTTACGCCATTCGTGCAGGTCGGAACTTACCCGACAAGGAATTTCGCTACCTTAGGACCGTTATAGTTACGGCCGCCGTTTACTGGGACTTCAATCAAGAGCTTGCACCCCATCATTTAATCTTCCAGCACCGGGCAGGCGTCACACCCTATACGTCCACTTTCGTGTTTGCAGAGTGCTGTGTTTTTAATAAACAGTCGCAGCCACCGATTTTTTGCAACCCATTCATGCTTCGTTGTTCACTACACACTAATAGGGCACACCTTCTTCCGAAGTTACGGTGTCAATTTGCCGAGTTCCTTCTCCTGAGTTCTCTCAAGCGCCTTAGAATACTCATCTCGCGCACCAGTGTCGGTTTGCGGTACGGTCGTATATAGCTGAAGCTTAGTGGCTTTTCCTGGAACCTCGTTCAGTCACTTCACGGACAAGTCCGCTCGATCGTTGGCCTCGGTATATGTGCACCGGATTTGCCTAATGCACGCCTACATCCAACTAAACCAGAATAATCCAATAACTGGATGACCTATTAAGATCCGTCCCCACATCGCACTATATATCGGTACAGGAATATTGACCTGTTTCCCATCAGCTACGCATCTCTGCCTCGCCTTAGGGGCCGACTCACTCTACGCCGATGAACGTTGCGTAGAAAACCTTGCGCTTACGGCGAGGGGGCTTTTCACCCCCTTTAACGCTACTCATGTCAGCATTCGCACTTCTGATACCTCCAGCACGCTTTACAACGCACCTTCACAGGCTTACAGAACGCTCTCCTACCACTTGCAATAAATTGCAAATCCGCAGCTTCGGTAACTGGCTTAGCCCCGTTACATCTTCCGCGCAGGACGACTCGATCAGTGAGCTATTACGCTTTCTTTAAATGATGGCTGCTTCTAAGCCAACATCCTGACTGTTTTAGCCTTCCCACTTCGTTTCCCACTTAGCCAATTTTAGGGACCTTAGCTGGCGGTCTGGGTTGTTTCCCTCTTGAGTCCGGACGTTAGCACCCGGTGCTCTGTCTCCCAAGCTGTACTCATCGGTATTCGGAGTTTGCCTTGGTTTGGTAAGTCGCCATGACCCCCTAGCCAAAACAGTGCTCTACCCCCGATGGTAATACTTGAGGCACTACCTAAATAGTTTTCGGAGAGAACCAGCTATTTCCAAGTTTGTTTAGCCTTTCACCCCTATCCACAGCTCATCCGCTAGTTTTGCAACACTAGTCGGTTCGGACCTCCAGTACCTGTTACGGCACCTTCATCCTGGCCATGGATAGATCACTTGGTTTCGGGTCTACACCCAGCGACTGATCGCCCTATTCGGACTCGATTTCTCTACGGCTTCCCTATTCGGTTAACCTTGCCACTGAATGTAAGTCGCTGACCCATTATACAAAAGGTACGCAGTCACCCCTTACGAGGCTCCTACTTTTTGTAAGCACGCGGTTTCAGGATCTATTTCACTCCCCTCCCGGGGTTCTTTTCGCCTTTCCCTCACGGTACTAGTTCACTATCGGTCGATGATGAGTATTTAGCCTTGGAGGATGGTCCCCCCATATTCAGACAGGATTTCTCGTGTCCCGCCCTACTTGTCGTTAGCTCAGTACCACACAGGTCATTTCACGTACGGGGCTATCACCCGCTATGGCCAGCCTTTCCAAGCTGTTCCGTTATGTCTTGTGCTATCACTAACAGGCTTCTCCGATTTCGCTCGCCACTACTTTCGGAATCTCGGTTGATGTCTTTTCCTCGAGCTACTGAGATGTTTCAGTTCACCCGGTTCGCCTCGCATGACTATGTATTCATCATGCGATACCTTTCGGTGGGTTTCCCCATTCGGAAATCTCCGGATCAAAGCTAATTTGCCAGCTCCCCGAAGCTTATCGCAGGCTATCACGTCCTTCGTCGCCTATCATCGCCAAGGCATCCACCACGTGCTCTTATTCACTTGACCCTATAACTTTGACGTTTCTTTCGAAACTACAAAATCATCACAAGGAATATGTCAGGTCTTTCACCTGACGCGTTATGCCGTACATTCAATTCGATTTGACTCGAAATTGAAGTTTCTTTTGACGCAATCAAAAATTCTATGTTGCTGATGGCACGGTCTGCACTAAACCTTTACGAATGTGCAGTTTCCATCAGCAACGCTGATTCGACTCTATGAATTTTTAAAGAACAGCCGATTGATCAAGAGATCTCGATCAACAACAAAGAAGCCTCATGCATTTGCAGGAAGCCGCTTTGGTGTTGAATTTTAAGTACCGCATTATTGGTGGAGGATGACGGGATCGAACCGACGACCCCCTGCTTGCAAAGCAGGTGCTCTCCCAGCTGAGCTAATCCCCCAAAAACTCTCACACGAGAAATCAGAAGATTTGGTGGGTCTAGTTGGGCTCGAACCAACGACCCCCGCCTTATCAAGACGGTGCTCTAACCAGCTGAGCTACAGACCCAATCGAGAATCAATGAAGATTTCGACTTCTTCCAACAACCGATAAGTGTGGGCGTTTAAATTAAATTGCTTGTTTCCAGAAAGGAGGTGATCCAGCCGCACCTTCCGATACGGCTACCTTGTTACGACTTCACCCCAGTCACGAACCCTGCCGTGGTAATCGCCCTCCTTGCGGTTAAGCTAACTACTTCTGGCAGAACCCGCTCCCATGGTGTGACGGGCGGTGTGTACAAGACCCGGGAACGTATTCACCGTGACATTCTGATCCACGATTACTAGCGATTCCGACTTCACGCAGTCGAGTTGCAGACTGCGATCCGGACTACGACTGGTTTTATGGGATTAGCTCCCCCTCGCGGGTTGGCAACCCTTTGTACCAGCCATTGTATGACGTGTGTAGCCCCACCTATAAGGGCCATGAGGACTTGACGTCATCCCCACCTTCCTCCGGTTTGTCACCGGCAGTCTCATTAGAGTGCCCAACTAAATGTAGCAACTAATGACAAGGGTTGCGCTCGTTGCGGGACTTAACCCAACATCTCACGACACGAGCTGACGACAGCCATGCAGCACCTGTGTTACGGCTCTCTTTCGAGCACTAAGCCATCTCTGGCAAATTCCGTACATGTCAAAGGTGGGTAAGGTTTTTCGCGTTGCATCGAATTAAACCACATCATCCACCGCTTGTGCGGGTCCCCGTCAATTCCTTTGAGTTTCAACCTTGCGGCCGTACTCCCCAGGCGGTCAACTTCACGCGTTAGCTTCGTTACTGAGTCAGTGAAGACCCAACAACCAGTTGACATCGTTTAGGGCGTGGACTACCAGGGTATCTAATCCTGTTTGCTCCCCACGCTTTCGTGCATGAGCGTCAGTACAGGTCCAGGGGATTGCCTTCGCCATCGGTGTTCCTCCGCATATCTACGCATTTCACTGCTACACGCGGAATTCCATCCCCCTCTACCGTACTCCAGCAATGCAGTCACAGATGCAGTTCCCAGGTTGAGCCCGGGGATTTCACAACTGTCTTACATTACCGCCTGCGCACGCTTTACGCCCAGTAATTCCGATTAACGCTTGCACCCTACGTATTACCGCGGCTGCTGGCACGTAGTTAGCCGGTGCTTATTCTTACGGTACCGTCATTAGCCCTCTTTATTAGAAAAGGCCGTTTCGTTCCGTACAAAAGCAGTTTACAACCCGAAGGCCTTCATCCTGCACGCGGCATGGCTGGATCAGGCTTTCGCCCATTGTCCAAAATTCCCCACTGCTGCCTCCCGTAGGAGTCTGGGCCGTGTCTCAGTCCCAGTGTGGCTGGTCGTCCTCTCAGACCAGCTACAGATCGAAGGCTTGGTGAGCCTTTACCTCACCAACTACCTAATCTGCCATCGGCCGCTCCATTCGCGCAAGGTCTTGCGATCCCCTGCTTTCATCCGTAGATCGTATGCGGTATTAGCACAGCTTTCGCTGCGTTATCCCCCACGATTGGGCACGTTCCGATGTATTACTCACCCGTTCGCCACTCGCCGCCAGGATTGCTCCCGCGCTGCCGTTCGACTTGCATGTGTAAGGCATGCCGCCAGCGTTCAATCTGAGCCAGGATCAAACTCTATAGTTCGATCTTGATTTTTTTCGCTCTTTCGAGCAACTCATAAAAACGGAATTGAAGTGAACTTCACTTCTATTCTCATGAGCGTTTTAAGTCTTGCGACTTGTTCCGAAGAACTTACGCAATTACCTTCAAACGCCCACGCTTATCGGCTGTAAATTTTTAACGAACCCCGAAGCAACTTTCGTCTACTTCGTCTTGCTTTGCTGCGATCAGCGAAGCCTTGTAGTCTATCACGGTTTTTTAAGTACCGTCAAACTTTTTTCGCTTTCCACACCTTCTTGTCGCACCCCGCAACCTTCGCTGCGAGACGCTGAAGCTGCTTCAGCGGAGCCTTCGATTATGCACTGCTTTTTCAAACCGCGTCAACTTCGAAGAAGATTTTTTCGACTTCCTTCTTCTTGCGACCCGCCCCTTCAGGGCAGTTGCTTGAAGCGCTTTGCAGCGTTGTCAGCCGAGCCCACGAGTATATGCCAAATTCTGGGCGCTGCAAGACTGCAGTGAACAATATCGCCGTCGGAGCCTTTCCTTGCTTGGGCGGCGCTTCGCGCCGCCCAAGCAAGGAAAGGAGCACCTCCGATAATCCACACCACATGGCACTCATCACACTCCTCGACGCCCAACTCGCGTTCGGTCACGTCCCGCTGCTGGATCATGCGGACTTTTCTCTTCTTGAATCCGAGCGCATCGGCCTGATCGGCCGCAATGGTGCGGGCAAGTCTTCCCTGCTCAAGATATTGGGCGGACTGGAGAAGACCGATGACGGCACGCTGCAGATGCAGCAGAACCTCCGGGTCGCCTACGTCGCCCAGGAACCCCAACTGGATATGGATGCGGATGTATTTACCGCCGCCAGCCAGGGCCTGGGACCTGTCATCGCCATACGGGATCTCTATCTCTCCGGTGCGGACGGATTGGACCTGGACGCTCTCCAGTCCCAGATAGAAGCGTTCGACGCCTGGAACTGGGAGCAGCGCGTAGAAGAAACACTGCATCGCCTGCACCTGGACCGCAATGCCCGTGTCGGCTCTCTCTCCGGAGGAACCCGCAAGCGTGTCGCCTTGGCGCAGGCCCTGGTAGCCGCACCGGATGTTCTTCTATTAGATGAACCCACCAACCACCTGGACCTGGACTCCATCGAATGGCTCGAGCAGTTGCTGATCGATTTCAAGGGAAGCGTGGTCACGGTGACCCATGACCGCAGCTTTCTGAACCGCGTTGCGACCCGCATCGTGGAGCTGGATCGGGGCAAGCTGGGCTCCTACCCCGGCAACTTCGAGCAGTACCTCTTGCAGAAGGAAGAGCAGCTCGCCCAGGAAGCCATCATCAGCGCCAAGGCCGACAAGCTGCTGGCGCAGGAAGAAATCTGGATCCGCAAGGGCGTGGAAGCCCGCCGCACCCGCAGCCAGAGCCGCATCAGCCGGCTCGAAGCGCTGCGGGCAAGCCGCGCCGCGCGACGGGAAGTCCAAGGCAGCGTCAACATGGACGTGGCCTCAGGGCAATCGAGCGGCAAGATCGTGGCCGAGCTCACCGATGCGACCAAATCCTTCGGCGAGAAAACAGTGATCCGCAACTTCACCGGCACCATCCTGCGCGGCGACAAGGTCGGCCTGCTCGGCCCCAACGGCGCCGGCAAGACCACGCTGCTCAAGCTCATCCTGGGCGAGCTGGAGCCCGACAGCGGCAAGATCCGCCGCGGCACCAACCTCCAGGTGGCGTAC from Variovorax paradoxus includes these protein-coding regions:
- a CDS encoding ATP-binding cassette domain-containing protein, translating into MALITLLDAQLAFGHVPLLDHADFSLLESERIGLIGRNGAGKSSLLKILGGLEKTDDGTLQMQQNLRVAYVAQEPQLDMDADVFTAASQGLGPVIAIRDLYLSGADGLDLDALQSQIEAFDAWNWEQRVEETLHRLHLDRNARVGSLSGGTRKRVALAQALVAAPDVLLLDEPTNHLDLDSIEWLEQLLIDFKGSVVTVTHDRSFLNRVATRIVELDRGKLGSYPGNFEQYLLQKEEQLAQEAIISAKADKLLAQEEIWIRKGVEARRTRSQSRISRLEALRASRAARREVQGSVNMDVASGQSSGKIVAELTDATKSFGEKTVIRNFTGTILRGDKVGLLGPNGAGKTTLLKLILGELEPDSGKIRRGTNLQVAYFDQMRDKLDLDATLEDFISPGSEWIEIGSQRKHVKSYLSDFLFSPARANSPVRSLSGGERNRLLLARLFARPANVLVLDEPTNDLDIDTLELLEGLLQDYDGTVFLVSHDRTFLDNVVTSTIAFEGDGRWREYEGSVQDWLIQSKRAREIAEQRQAASPPPPAPAPAPAPASAEPATARSTAPRKKLSYKEQRELEALPAQIEALEAEQKRISEMLELDGGAIYATDASRAAELSQRHAQIDDELLAALERQEELSAGR